The nucleotide window GAGAATGACTGATGCTCTGGGAAGGAGAATTTGGAGAATCCAGTTGGAACAGGTCAGACGAGGGAGCGGCTAACTACAGGAGACCAAGTGGGGCTTTAACTACCTGGCAGGAGCCTTGTCTGCCTCAATCTCCTCCAGCTTCGTGTAGACTTCTGCCAGCAGTGCGGCCTCTGAACCCTCTGCCCTGGGAAGGAAAAAGACCCAACCAGCTCGTGAACGTAGTGTAAGCAGGTGTCCTGCATTCCCTAGGTTGGAGATCAGGGACAGTTAGGGTTTTATAGTTCTGTAGGTCAAATTCCAAGTTCTGCTGCTCACTAGGGAGGTCATGTGAATTATGGAGACACTATCTAAGGGACagagtcttagtcagggtttctatcgtTGTGATGAGAGACACATGACAAAAAGCAATgtcgggaggaaagggttcatccCAGCTTGTAACTTCAGgccacactccatcactgaggaaagtcagggcaggagttGAAACGGAGCCACAGAGGAACGCCGCTTactgcttgctcagcctgctttcttattgaaCCCGGGACCAGGAGCCTGATGTCACTGTGTCTacagtgagctgggtcctcccacatcaatcaccaattaagaaaatgcaacaCAGGCCTGCCCCTGGGCCGGTCTATGAAGGCATCGTCTCAATTAAAGTGCCTCTTCCCAAATAACTCTCACTTGTGTCGAGTTAACACAAACCAAGCAGGACAGGAGTTACTACTTGTACCCTCTAGGCTTAAGCCTTCACCTGCCAGCAGCAATCTTGAGGCTGAGTCCCCGTTCCTGCCGTAGCAGGTCCTCTCGTATGGTGTCACTTTCCAGCACACTCTGCAGGGCAGGGGTGTCATCTCCAGCAACTTCCTGCTCTACATGCAGTAGGGAAATATGGGCTGGCACACGCAAGCTCCGGGTGGCCAGCATCTTTAGCAATGTCGTCTTCCCCAGACCATTGCGTCCCACTAGCCCGTAGCGTCGGCCCCATGCCAAGTTCACGTCTGCTCCGGCCAGCAGGACCCTGAGGGGTGGTTGAGAAGAGATGAACGATAGTCCAGGAACAGAAGCAAAGGAACTTTAACACTGTTTTAGTCTCACTGCTCCCAGGTTCTACTTTAGTTAGAAAGATCCTGTCACCAGCCATTCCCTCACCTGTCACCAAAAGAGACATCGAAGTTCTCAATTCGCACATCATAGGACTTGTTCTTGCCAGATGATTCCAACCGACTCTCTTTTCGGCTGCCTGCCTGGCTAGCTGATGCCTCCTCCAAgactctttaaaaagagaaatggacGGTTTGAAGGGCTTCTGGAAGTCCTTCAATACCAGAACCTGTCCTGCTTCCTTCCTGCTTAGACCCCTTCTTCCAAACTCACAGGGGGCTGCTGGTCTTCAGCGTTTCCTTCTCTGAACGCTTCTCCTGCTTTGCCTTCAGTCGAGCTTCGGCCTTCTCTAGTTTCTTTGCATTTACTGTCTGAGTGAGTTCCAAACACAGCCAGTTTATACTAGGGTACGGGTTCAGAAAGGAACTCCCGAAATCACATCAAACGAACACTAAAACTTACCCATGATGATACACAAGAAAACATGCAGGCAAAGACACACCAGAAATCTCAATAAACCCACTATTCAGTAGATGGTGAACTCTCACACCCAGCACAGCCCCTTCCCACTTCTCCTCCTCACCGAGGACTGTTCCCTCTTTAGCAGTCCTGGAAGCTTGGTGTCACAGTCTGTAAGTGATAAGAAAAGCAGTCACCTTCTCCGTGAGAGAAGGGGATGAAGACTTTGAGAGACTAACAAGAACCAGGAACAGTGTTAAAGATAATATTATAACACTGGACTAGACGGTTATCTGCCTTGAAGTAAATAAAGGACAAGAGGACCTCACATTTAAGCAGAGGCTGATATACCTTTAAGACCATGCTGTTGGTTAAGGCACAACACTGGCAAAACCAAGTCTGTTAGCTTCAAGGCCTCTATGCCTCCTATTACCAACAACAGCTTGGAGAGCCCTCCAACCCCTATTCTCTACAAGCTTTTATGTTCACAAGAATACCACTAGCTCCTACAAGCCTTGAAGAGATGGAGGGACCTGCGCTGCGACGAGGTGGCTGGGGTTGGAAGGCAGAAAGCAGCTAGTTCAATCTCCCCTCACTCTCACCATAGTTTTCCATTATCTTCGACAACTGGATGGGGGCGTCCAGTAGCACCTGGTTGTTTCCCTGGTTCTGCGGTTCAGCCCTACGGGGGTGGAGAAAACGGAGTCAGTTGGGAGAAAAGATTTACAACCTTCAGACCTTCCCCCTTGTTTGTACTCCATTCTCCTCCCTTTGCCCATCAACTCCATTCCCTTGGCACCTACAGGCGTAGAGTGTTGTACATGCGCTGACAGACTGCCCTAATGCCCGCGTCATCCTTGCTGTCCCCCGACACTTCTTGCAAGAGTTCTCCGACAGCTTCCACCAGGTCATCCACAGACTCGAAATCCGCGCTGCCACTGTGCAAAACACCTGGGCCGGGTACCGCAGAGTAAGACAGACACCGGGTAGGACGGATATAGGAGCAATTTCAGTGTCTGTACAGCTCACTCGGGGCTCCAAACCCCACTGGCCCTCAAGATAAGAGGTCACGCAGAGGAGAGCCCAGATAGCGGTCTGCTGTACTGTCTGCCCTCAGTCTTCCCCCATGACCTCCACTTTGACCTCCCCAGGCAGTTAATTCAGTTTCGCTCACCAGTCACGTAGTCGAAGACCTGCCCGTCAATTTCTGGGAACTCGCTCCGCAGGATATCGGCGCAAGTCGCCATGTTCACTCGGGATCCAGCCTGCGCAGTCGTGGTGAGACGTAGGCCTAGGACCGCCTCCTTGCCCTTCCTCCCTACCCCGAAATCGCACCCTTCGTCCCAAGGAGCATGCGCACGGATGACGTAAGAAAGCAGAGGCTGCGTGAGCCCAGAGGCGGGCCTAGAGGAACGGGACGCAAGCGCCGCGGAGTCCAGCAGGCGTGGCAGGCTCTACGCCTGCGCAGTTCCAGTTTTGCGTATACGTTAACCACCTGTAAGGGTTTTCGCTGTCTGCAAAGTGTAGGTTGTATCGAGGGGCGTGGTAGAGTCACCCAAGGTTTATCATAGCGGGGAGCATAGGAGGTGCTGCAAGGGGAGTCCCGCCTAGACTCAGGGTATCGTGGGAGAGAGCTGCTTTGCAGCTTGGAGACTTTCCCCGCAGGCGCGTGCCGCTGCTCGCCCACCAAGTCCTTTAGTCCTCGGCATTTTGCTGACTCACGCCAGCTCTCGAAACTCAGTCCGCAGTCTATCGGTTTTATTTAGTCCTGCTAGTTGAATCAGCTTGGTGAGGACCAACCTTCCCCTTGCCCCTTTGCCCTGTCCTCAGTTCCTTCACACTTCATAGGTGTTCAACCAGGTTACTGAGAATGATGCCGTTTCGTTCTACCACCACCACAAGGCACAACCTCACCCACCTCCAGAAAACCTGAACAAGAAAGCCTTTATAAATTCTTGTTCATCCTGGGCCTACAGACAGAGCACATTTTCTTACACCCTGGATCTCAGTGTCTGTAAAAaacagcccccccaccccccaagattGTCAAACCTTGTTCCAATGCGTTCAAATTACACCCCTATATACAATTTTTGAGACAATCGCCCTAGATAGCCCAAGCTAACCAAGAACTACTGAACCTCCTGCCTGCCGCCCAAGTGCAGGAGTTAAAGGCATTTGACTACACTGTACTGCCCATTCATCTGGCTTAAGTATTGTTGCAACGGGGATGCTGCCAGTCTTGGTGTTTGAAGTTAAAAAGCTAtcagcatggggttggggatttagctcagtggtagagcgcttccaagcgcaaggccctgggttcggtccccagctccggaaaaaaaagaaccaaaaaaaaaaaaaaaaaaaaaaaaaaaagcaaccagcATGCTTGAGGTTATAGCTTGGTTGGTAGAATGCTCTTATCCTGAGGCTTtgtgtttgatccccaggacctcataaaacagggCGCGGTGGCATGCTAGTAaccccaacattcaggaggcagtgATAgaaggatcaagaattcaaggttgCCAGGCAGTGATGGAAcccacccttaatcccagcactcaggaggcagagaaaggcagatctctgagttcaaggacaccctGATCTACAGAATTCCAGGACATCTAGGGCTAAAGAGACAAAcctaagaaggaaaacaaaacaaaacaaaacaaaaaaaaaaaaatcaaggtcacCCCACTACTACaaaatgagtttgaggcctgtcAGGGGTCATTTGAAACCTTGTTTCAATTCTCCCAGTCTCAGTGAGCTACTGAATACACCCGTATGTGTATAATCCTGGGGAGGCAGTTGGGGAGTCTGAGGCCATTCAGGGCTGTACTAACATCTGTGTTAACAAAGCAGCATTCGAACCTCTAAATTTAACCTAATAGCCAGGTTACAGTAAACGCAGGCCAGTGGCTGGAGAAACAGCTTGGGGGAAGTGCTTGTTCTGTACCTGtgggacctaagtttgatccctagtACCCAAGTAAAAGTCAAAGtgacacacacatacctgtaagTCTGCTTTCTGTATAGAATATACTCAGGCGCCTCCAGTTTACTTTAGAATTGAGTAGTAGCTGTGTAACCGAGCTGATGGATCAGGAAATCAGGGAGGGTGCTTCAGCCCCAGGAGGATAGGGGATTTGGGGTGGGAACAATGGTAGAAAAACACTGGGAGAGACCAAAACTCTCTGGAATATCAGCCTATTGGGGAAAAGAAGggagcaggatttttttttttttttttaaatatagatcaGGGACtctaaaaatattgttttgtgtCAGACCATAGGGCCAGCCAGGCATCTTCgtctgtcttcctgtctgcttTATGTCAGTTACTCTGTCTCCTGTGCTGTGAAGTGAGCGTCATTACTCACACCCTGAATCCCAGTGCTGGGCAGGCAAGGTAGGATGCCTGGGACGGACTAGCTAGTCCACTGAGCAGAATCAgaggtccaggttcagtgagtctctgtcttgaaaaataaggtGAAGGCAGTTAAAGAACACAACAATAACCTCCGGCCTCTTGCTGCTTTTTCAAAGGATTTGggcttggttctcagcacccaaatgaCTGCTGAcaactccacttccaggagaGTCCAATTCCCCCTTGTGGCTCTGGGGAGTACTGCATGTGAGTGATGCAAGTAAAccactcatagacataaaaagaaaataaatttaaaataaccaaagacaattaggagctggagaaatagctcagcggtgaagagcacaCACTTCTCTTACAGAGAACTACGTCTAgtcttagcacccacatcaggtaacTCTTTATGAGTTAACTCCAGATGCAGGGGATCAGATACTATGGCTGGATCCCGATACAATCATAGAAAGTTTTATCAAGTAGCTTACGTTAATACTGGCATTGGCCATGAATTGATTAATGTTGAAGCTGGGTGATACGACATGGGAAATCTGTTATTTTTCATATGCTTGAAATTtactctagattttttttttctaggttaTAAAAGCTGAAACCCTACTCTTTGTCTGTCCTAACATACAAGATCTTTGGAACAACCAATCCCCTTAGGAACTCTGGAGGAATGAAGGTTTTCACCAGAGTTTGACAAGATGCATGGGGAAAATATCTTTCCTGAAGGAACAAATACAAATGTTGCCTCTGTGCTAATTAGAAAACCTGAACACTTGCAACATTGCACttgggagaaggaggcagagaggagggttCAGCCACCTCACTCACACAATGGAAACAAAGTAAACAAGGTGTGGAGTGGAACACAAGAAGCTAGACACACAGCTCACCCAAATccaaggacagtctggtctacatagtgagttccaggtcagccccaGCTACAAGCAGCAAGATCCAAACAAGACAAAGcctggtatggtggtgcacactttaatcccagcactcccgaggcagatctctaagtttgaggccagtctacacacaggttccaggacagccagggctgcagagtcCCATCAGACCCTCCCCACAGCCCCATTAACACTGGGCCAGCACTTCCAGTCTACAGTTTATTGGGTTTATAACTGGACAAAGTCACACGTGTACAAAACGAAGCTCATACTATCCCAAAGCAGAGTAGGGACTAATGACTGGGGATCCGTTACTGGCCGTTGGGGGAGCTCTGAGGTAAGGGTATTCAACCTTCCCACTGCAGAGGTGTGGCCACAGGGTAGAGAGAAGAGGGGACCACCTGGCTTTGGTCACAAAACTCAGGGCCTGGCACTAagccaggacagacagacagaagcctCAAAAACCACCCTCCCAGGAAGCTAGGGACTGCCTGACCAGTCCCACTGTGATGTGGCCGGTTCAGACCTATACTCAGGGGCtattgggaagggaaggaggcagagcaggagggaGGAACGACACTGGTGAGCGGTCACTGGGGGTGCTTGGACCTGTGGAAAGGGTGGGCAGGATGTGGGCCAGCCGCAGCGGGGCAGCTAGCAGCGGGTTTCGTAAATGCCACTTCGGCCAATGTAGCGCACCCATTTGATGACATCGTGGTCGCTGTAGTTCAGCTTCGGCTCAAATACCTTCAAGTAGCGCACCTTGAGGCCAGAAGGCGCAAATGGCACCTGGGCAGAGGACAGCTCCAGTTAGGAACATGGCCTTTCTATCACAGTACTCGGGCAAGTTGACTAGGGTGGGGGGAGTTCACTAGAAAACTACCATGTGAAGAGAGCTTATCTGAGTTACTGGGAATCAGCTCACGTCTACGGCAGATCCTAGTTGTGGTGATGAAAACTATTCCTCTAATTATTAGGTAGCCAGAGCATTACCTTTGAACTACCTATCCCGGAGAACTAGCAGGGAACATACTTATCCCTGTCAATACTATGGACTTGAAAATAAAACGGAGAAAATGTGTCTTATTCACACAAAGCAAATGTGTCTCTACGGGTCTATCAATTCAAGACATCTCCCCGCTAGGCCCTGTTCCCTCGCTCATAAGAGGAATCTAATCCAAATGATGGAGGACTCTCCCATCACACCCAGCCATGGCACTACACCCCTCCTCTGCCATACCTCAAAGTTCATGGAAATGGGGGGCCGAGCCCATTTCTTCTTATCATTGGTGGGCAGGAGCTCAATCTCTGCGCTGATCTGTGATTCCTTCATGCCTGCCATGCGCTTGATCCTAGGAACGGGGAAATGGACAGCAGGGGGCTGTGGGAGTTTGCCACACTTTCAGCACTCAGGGCTGCAGTTTCTTAGACGTTGGGTGAGCTCTCCCTCACCCAGACTGTATGCTTCAGACACAAGACAAGGGCCAGTGGGAAGAGTCTTGAAAATTAGACACATACAAGCTCAAGTGCATGAgcaagttttacacacacacatacacacacacacacgctcacacacacacacacacacacacacacacacacacgcgcgcgcgcgcataggATATAGGATCCTGGAGAAGCATGCACTCTTCTCACACCCCATGTCCCACACAAGAGGACAGAAGGTGAAACTAAACGGGAAGGGACACTGGTGTCTTGAGCCTGCCTGTGGCCTCCTGAGGACTCACTTCCATACAATGGCGTTCTCGCTGGCCTTGTACTTGGCCTTCCCCTTCATGCAGATCACTTGCACCCCGCTTGTGTTCAATGGGGTTGGGATCCTCACCTAGGAGTGACACACCTGTCAGTGCGCTTTGGGAAGACCTGGATCGTCTGTCTTTACTCCCTGAGACAGGTTTTCACTCTCCAAGTCCTCCCCAGTCCTCACCTCAATCTTCTGGGCCAGAAGTGAGGGCTTGAAGTTGGACTTGATGACCACCTTGACCTCCAGTTTGGTGCGTCCCACCTCCCGCACCAATGGGATCACCCGGAAAGGCAGGATGATGTCCTTGGTAGTACGGTATCTTTGGAGGAGAGAACTCATGATAGCACAGGGACAGTCCTACTTCTTCCAGGtgcaccccacccctgcctcccctACTGCCCCTGCTTCCCCCACAGCCCCGGCTCCCCCACACCTCCGTGGCACCTCATGAGTTCAAACTCTCCATCAGGAGGGATAAAGCTGATGCTCCGCTCAGAGTCAAACTTGCTGAGTCGCACACACTGGTGAAAGGTGCAGTCATCAATGGCGATCGACTGCTTACCACTATAAACAGAAGCAGAGCTCAGATAGGTACAGTACGTGTCAGAGTAACTGATCATGCCATAGCAGGCTAGCCACAAACATCACTGGAAGTTTCCAGAACACAGCTTTCTGACTTGGGACTCCCTGCTCTGCAGTCTGAGGTGTGGGAAAGCCTTCGGGTTCCTTATCTCCTGAGAACTTTGTTGCTGGGGACCAAACAAAGGAGCTTGCTCTCCAAGGACAGAGACGGTCTTACTATCGATGCCAAGACTAACCAGACAAGGAGGACTTGGGGAGACAGTTAGCAACTCCAGCAGAAATGAACTCCAAAGGGAAGCTGGAGTCCACTAGGCCTCACTGGACTCTCAAAGGCTCGCCCATCTTTGTGTCCCTTGACCTCCCAGCCTCAGGTACCTCTTGCTTGTTTCATCGGCTGTGCCTTTGCCCTGCTTTTCTATGACAATCTTGTCATTCATTCCAAACTTGCACTCAGGCATGCCGCTCAGGTAACTCTTCATCACCACCCGGCCCGACACATGGGCACTCAGCACCTGCCCTGGTGACAGAACAGAGAACAGGGAGCAGCTGAGCCACCCGGCAGGCCAGGACtcaccctcaccccctccccaacccccccccgccccccgtctCCTCACACACACCGGTTTCGTCATGAGAAGACACTCACCCTGTGGGGACATAAGCAGGTTCACACTCTCCAGAACATCTAGGAAGAGTTCATTCCGACGATACTTGATGCCTTCCCGCCTCCAGCCAATTTGCCCGGTCACCTGGCTGGTGATCTGGGACTGCTCTTCTTTTGTCTAAATGAGGTAAAGGTGGCCGATGACCTCACCACCCCCCTCCCATGACCCTCTCCCCAGGGTCTCACATCAGCCTCCCTCCTGTTCATCACTCTGTAACTCGGCAAGGTCTACAGAACGAGTGAAGCTGCAATGAGAAACACGAGGAACAGCTTACCTGATGCTAGAGACCGCAGAGCCAGCAAGGTGCAACAGGAAGCAGCGTGGtgaggaagcaaagggagagagcTATGAGGCTTGAGTCTGAGGAGAAAGCCCATGTGCTCTTCTGAGGAACACAAGGCCTGCAGAGCAGCCACACCCACACCCTCCACGGAGAAGAAACCAACTGAGCTGTATTCCTCGTAATAGAGGTGCTGAGCTGGCAGCTTCTGGGGCAGGAGAGCTATCCAGAGCAAAAGAGGCCTGCAGTCATGGTAGGAGGCTGAGGCTAGCACTTCCTGTCAAGGGCAAGCTCATGAGTCAGCTAGAATGAGGCTGGGCATCATAGGAAAGAAAGGAGTTTGAGGCCCACCCTACTTCTGTTCTATACAATTAATTTAAGTACCTGACTCTTGATACCCTGTTGGGTGATGAAGGTTTTCAGTGCACCTGTCTCTGAGTTCTGTGGGTAGCCAAAGTCCAGAATCTCTGTAAAAAGAAGGGAATTATAGCCTAGCAGTGTGGTATAGTCCTTTAATcctcacactcaggaggcagaggcaggtggctgagTTCAATCAAGACTGgccaggtctacagagccagttccaataccacagggctacacagagaaaccctgtttcaataacaaaaagaaggGAACTACTAGCTTCTGGAGAAATCGAAGGCTCCTTCATTCCAATCCTTCCTCTGGCCTGGATATGCCTGTGGAGCACAGATCCTGGGGCTGTGCAGAATTGTCTATATCTACAGCAAGGTTTTCTAGCTTCCAGCATTCAGCATGATTTGTTCTTCATGAGAAAATATGTTTTTcatatgtaaaaaaaattcaTAGAAGAGTCACATGGTCAGTGGGTAAGAGGATAAAAAAAACCCTGAGCCCTCCTTTTCTCCAGAAAACAGATGGTGATAAAAGGGAAGTAGTTACAGATGCTACAAGAGAAAAGAGCACAGCCAAGGGACTATCTAGGACTTCCTCTCCAGGCCCTGGAGGAGTGGAGATGAGAGCTGGCTCTGTCTGTGAAGATGGTTGCTCAGCCACCAAATCTCACTCAGTCAGGTTCTTAGCCCAGCGAAGGCCAAAGTCTCCTCCCCGCACCCGCTGGCCTATTTTTGAGTTCTACTCTAAAACAATCTTTAGGAATGGATTCAGACTGGCTGCATCAGGGACACAGAGCTCATCACCTAAGAGGTCACAGACTCAAGCAATAAAGTTCGGAGTGTGCTGCGAGCTCTAGATTGCTCCCTTTTGGGTCAGTCCCCACCGCGGCCATCGGTCCCCAAACACCTCACCGTCCAGCAGCTCGTATATGAGCACGAAATTGTTCTTGATGTTCTCCTCGCTGATCTTGCCAAAGTAAGCAGCCATTACATCACACATCTTGTAGAGGAATTCGAAGACCATGGCGGCATTGACATTCTGCTTGGTGACTGCTGCCAGCCAGATGTTGGACCGCTTAACATGGAAGAAGCTGGTGCGAGCGATGTTTGTGACAGGGCTGCGCACCTGCTGCCGTGCGTGAATGACATTGACGCGAAAGGCATCCACTGCATTCCTCCTACGGGAAGAGACGCAGAGGCGGTCAGCACTTAGGCAGACCTCACCCCATGAGGATCACCTGCAGCTGCTGGCGGCCTCCCCTCCACGTCACCGAAACCTGACCTCTCTACAGGCTTCCCTCTGATACCCCAGCAGGGTCAGGAAGGTTCTGCACTGGCCTGCTCCTGAAGGGGGAGTCAAATGGTAACTATGGAAGGGTGCGTATAGTGTTAATAAACTGAGCCCTAGCCCTGTCTTTACTTCCCCAGATACACCCAAGATGTCCCCTCTCTGCTTTCCAGAAGTTCCAGGCCCTGAAGAGAAGGAGATCTCTACTGGGCCCACCAGTGGGAAAAGCCAACTCCTCTGGTAGTTGGACAAACTTGTATGACCTCAAGAAGACTCTGCTCTAAAGGGGAAGAGGGGCTGTGGACTATGCCACCCACCTCTTCTCTAAGGTCTGATTCCTGAAGTTTAGGGAataaaaaatgatgaaggaaaacAATTGGAGGGGGGAGGACCCCCAACCCACTTGTACCTGAGCGGCAGCTTCACAGGCTGCTTACCTATTGCTACATCAGCCAATGAGATGGGATGAGAGAAATGACGTCAGCGAGAGGAGAGTGACAGCAAGGAGAGAGAGGGTTAGACGACACACAACACACCACGGTGGGCAGCACAGAGCATGAGGGAGAGGCGGACAAGACAGGCAACAGGTAGAGAGCACACTAAGGCATGCGGGGTGTCATGTGGCCCAGCGGTGGCATAAACCAGGACCATCCAGGGTGGGAGGAGCAGGAAGGGATGGACCAGCCAGGTTTACTTAGGCTAGGCACTGCCACAAAATCTAGGTCAGCtttaccaccaaaaaaaaaaaaaaaaataaaataaaaaaaaaaaaaaaatatatatatatatggatacagCCACACCAAGCTAGCCCATCAGCCAGGGAGGCAAGAAGGTAGGAGAGCTATCAGAAGTCTCTATTTAtctcaagggttttttttttgggggggggggataaccAAGGTAGGAAGAACCAGAGGAGCCTAACCTCAGGTTATACAGTGGAGGAGGCCAGAGcgtgaagcagagagagaagtgaGGCTGCAGTGACTCTTTGTAAGACCTGAGGTCTTAGGCGCTACCCAGGTCCACCCGGATGAACTACAAAGGCAGCATGACCCACAGAGCGCAGCCTGTTCACAACCAGGGAGGGTCCAGAAGAACAGAAAACAGCTGAGTCAACAGACTAGAGAGGGGTTTTAAGGGGATCTAGGGAAGGCTCTCAGTATGAGAAGGATttgaaagcaagatttagatggATTAGTACCACCGAGCACACACTAACCACACCCACAGGAGATAGTGCTCCCTCCTGAAAGGAAGAATCAACCTGACCAGGCAAAAGCACTCATCTTCAGCCACCAGACCAGACCTACAGGGAGCAGGAAGGGCAGGAGTTCCTAACCCTAGGGGGTGGAGGTGTCATCCCCAGGCCCTGAGCCTAGCAGCTGGGCCGATGCCCAATGGAACCAGGCTATATTGCATGCTCAGGCTGAGGCGATGGGGGGGCTGGGGCACAGCGTGCTCAGGCAGGGGACTTACCCGATGTCATCTCTGTAGACTCGGGAGATAAGCACCTCCCCCTTGTGATTATAGATGAATAAGCCTCCGATCATGGCGGCAGCTCAGTCTCTGTGACCCATTGCTCTGAGAACAGACCTAGGTAGGAAAGGTGGGGATAGGGAATGGGGAAATCTTTAGATCCCTTGCCCATCTCAGCGGGGCTGTACAGGGCTGCCTTTTTTCCTGACTCAGTCCTCTAGCAAGTGACCCTGCAGCCCTCCCAAGGAAGCCCCGCCTGCACGCACAGCGAGGCTCCAGTTCCTGTTTATTCCACACTGGATAGGAGACAGTACTTTAAGTGTGGGGCCCAGGGTTAAGGCCATTTTACTCAGTCTTTTCTGAGGGCTGAGCTTGAAAGtaaccacccccccacccccac belongs to Rattus norvegicus strain BN/NHsdMcwi chromosome 11, GRCr8, whole genome shotgun sequence and includes:
- the Ap2m1 gene encoding AP-2 complex subunit mu isoform X2, whose amino-acid sequence is MSPQGQVLSAHVSGRVVMKSYLSGMPECKFGMNDKIVIEKQGKGTADETSKSGKQSIAIDDCTFHQCVRLSKFDSERSISFIPPDGEFELMRYRTTKDIILPFRVIPLVREVGRTKLEVKVVIKSNFKPSLLAQKIEVRIPTPLNTSGVQVICMKGKAKYKASENAIVWKIKRMAGMKESQISAEIELLPTNDKKKWARPPISMNFEVPFAPSGLKVRYLKVFEPKLNYSDHDVIKWVRYIGRSGIYETRC
- the Ap2m1 gene encoding AP-2 complex subunit mu isoform X1, with the translated sequence MIGGLFIYNHKGEVLISRVYRDDIGRNAVDAFRVNVIHARQQVRSPVTNIARTSFFHVKRSNIWLAAVTKQNVNAAMVFEFLYKMCDVMAAYFGKISEENIKNNFVLIYELLDEILDFGYPQNSETGALKTFITQQGIKSQTKEEQSQITSQVTGQIGWRREGIKYRRNELFLDVLESVNLLMSPQGQVLSAHVSGRVVMKSYLSGMPECKFGMNDKIVIEKQGKGTADETSKSGKQSIAIDDCTFHQCVRLSKFDSERSISFIPPDGEFELMRYRTTKDIILPFRVIPLVREVGRTKLEVKVVIKSNFKPSLLAQKIEVRIPTPLNTSGVQVICMKGKAKYKASENAIVWKIKRMAGMKESQISAEIELLPTNDKKKWARPPISMNFEVPFAPSGLKVRYLKVFEPKLNYSDHDVIKWVRYIGRSGIYETRC
- the Ap2m1 gene encoding AP-2 complex subunit mu, producing MIGGLFIYNHKGEVLISRVYRDDIGRNAVDAFRVNVIHARQQVRSPVTNIARTSFFHVKRSNIWLAAVTKQNVNAAMVFEFLYKMCDVMAAYFGKISEENIKNNFVLIYELLDEILDFGYPQNSETGALKTFITQQGIKSQHQTKEEQSQITSQVTGQIGWRREGIKYRRNELFLDVLESVNLLMSPQGQVLSAHVSGRVVMKSYLSGMPECKFGMNDKIVIEKQGKGTADETSKSGKQSIAIDDCTFHQCVRLSKFDSERSISFIPPDGEFELMRYRTTKDIILPFRVIPLVREVGRTKLEVKVVIKSNFKPSLLAQKIEVRIPTPLNTSGVQVICMKGKAKYKASENAIVWKIKRMAGMKESQISAEIELLPTNDKKKWARPPISMNFEVPFAPSGLKVRYLKVFEPKLNYSDHDVIKWVRYIGRSGIYETRC